From Fluviispira vulneris, a single genomic window includes:
- a CDS encoding acyl-CoA thioesterase, which yields MQTMSLLNRIEIAIKWTDLDPYNHLNNSKYFDFMTEARSRIFYECTQKNKTQLIIHECNIVFKKPYYYPNNIIIEQFVENVSGASFELKYIFKSPQSDNIEHAEAKVKMVSFDPEKNRVCRIPQEYLKILNQSI from the coding sequence ATGCAAACAATGAGTTTACTGAATCGTATTGAAATCGCTATTAAATGGACAGACCTAGATCCATATAACCACTTAAACAATTCAAAATACTTTGATTTTATGACAGAGGCACGTTCGCGCATATTTTATGAGTGTACACAAAAGAATAAAACTCAACTTATCATTCATGAATGTAACATAGTTTTTAAAAAACCATATTATTATCCAAATAATATTATCATTGAGCAATTTGTAGAAAATGTCTCTGGGGCAAGTTTTGAATTAAAGTACATTTTTAAGTCACCCCAAAGTGACAATATAGAGCATGCTGAAGCTAAAGTAAAAATGGTATCATTTGATCCAGAAAAAAATAGAGTATGTCGCATACCCCAGGAATATTTGAAAATTTTAAATCAATCCATTTGA